One genomic region from Spirosoma sp. KCTC 42546 encodes:
- a CDS encoding ABC transporter permease → MFFNYLKIAYRNLLRQKGFSLINIVGLTVGLTCCFLILLFVRHELSYDTFQQKYDRIYRLTYLPKFAGLEQPLALTPPPASPLLPANFSEIETSARLYRSNATIEVLSQRQEHPIKYDEERFFFGDSTLLNIFSFHFRQGNPSTALRDKFTVVITDEIAAKYFGRQNPLGKTLLYEGKYPLRVTGVVDRLPDNSHIHLDLLANYETMYATESEAARQNLPQNWVISHGYTYVLLRPGRSPETVNARFPKFLLTYANKQFAKDIVYKLEPLRDIHLRSEAQATPEPSGSMTYLYVFIGIALMTLLIACINFVNLSTARSLKRAKEVGIRKVLGSDKQQLIAQFLGESILLSLIALVFSFLLIGALLPVLNNLTGKSISMNYFLSDIGLIVLFIGVALLTGILSGSYPAFFVSGFQPIATLKGSFVSGKAKGGVVRQVLLGVQFVASIALIIGTLVSFQQLDYMQNRPLGFDKSFMIMANTRSDKITNVFANRNDSTYLRLKTFKEILLNNPHIQQVTLSNRPMGDGSIRRNVIPEGHRPDENMFIGSVGIDHNFAQTYGLTFVAGRDFSEAYPTDKTAAFLINETGVKQLGWKSSSAALGKSVNLEGKEGKIVGVLKDFHNQSLLDPIEGTLFSVDQPRLSLFSIKIQAQDKAKTLKFIQQEWDKYFPEKGFSYQFLDERLAQLYEREQRLSKLIGYFAGLAILISCLGLYGLVSLVTQQKTKEIGIRKVLGASVSSLVGLLSKDFVILVLVALVIASPLAWWAMTKWLAGFAYKITISWWVFALAGILTVLIALLTVSFQSIKAALMNPVKSLRSE, encoded by the coding sequence ATGTTTTTCAACTACCTCAAAATCGCCTATCGAAACCTGCTTCGGCAGAAGGGGTTTTCGCTGATCAACATCGTCGGGTTAACGGTTGGGTTGACCTGTTGCTTTCTGATTCTGCTGTTTGTTCGGCACGAACTCAGCTACGACACCTTCCAGCAGAAATACGACCGAATTTATCGGCTCACGTACCTGCCCAAGTTTGCGGGTTTGGAACAACCGCTGGCGCTGACTCCTCCGCCCGCATCGCCCTTACTGCCCGCTAACTTTTCAGAAATCGAAACGTCGGCTCGCTTATATCGGAGCAATGCCACGATTGAAGTACTCAGCCAGCGCCAGGAGCACCCTATCAAGTACGATGAGGAACGGTTCTTCTTCGGCGATTCCACCCTGCTCAACATTTTCAGCTTTCATTTTCGGCAAGGCAATCCGAGTACGGCCCTGCGTGACAAGTTTACCGTGGTAATTACCGATGAGATAGCCGCCAAGTATTTCGGCAGGCAGAATCCACTGGGTAAAACGCTGCTATACGAAGGCAAGTATCCGTTGCGGGTAACGGGTGTGGTGGATCGGCTTCCCGACAACTCGCACATTCACCTCGACTTGCTGGCGAATTATGAGACGATGTATGCGACTGAAAGTGAGGCCGCCCGCCAGAATCTCCCCCAGAACTGGGTAATCTCGCATGGGTATACCTATGTGTTGCTTCGGCCCGGACGTTCGCCCGAAACGGTTAATGCCCGCTTCCCGAAGTTTCTGCTGACCTATGCCAACAAGCAGTTTGCCAAAGACATAGTGTACAAACTGGAACCACTTCGGGATATCCATCTTCGGTCTGAAGCGCAGGCTACGCCAGAGCCGTCGGGCAGTATGACGTATCTCTATGTTTTCATTGGCATTGCCTTGATGACACTCTTAATTGCCTGCATCAACTTTGTGAACCTGTCAACGGCACGATCACTAAAACGGGCAAAGGAAGTCGGTATCCGAAAAGTGTTAGGCAGTGATAAACAACAACTGATTGCGCAGTTCCTGGGCGAGTCGATCCTATTAAGCCTCATTGCGTTAGTCTTCTCGTTCCTGCTTATTGGCGCGCTCTTGCCCGTCCTGAATAACCTGACGGGCAAGTCGATCAGCATGAACTATTTTTTATCCGACATCGGGTTAATTGTGCTTTTCATTGGCGTCGCTTTGCTAACGGGTATATTATCGGGTAGTTACCCGGCCTTTTTCGTCTCCGGCTTCCAGCCTATTGCCACCCTGAAAGGCAGTTTTGTGAGCGGTAAGGCTAAAGGAGGGGTCGTTCGGCAGGTGTTGCTGGGGGTGCAGTTCGTAGCGTCTATTGCCCTGATTATCGGAACGCTGGTATCGTTTCAGCAACTCGATTATATGCAGAATCGGCCACTAGGATTCGACAAATCGTTTATGATCATGGCCAATACGCGTAGTGATAAAATCACCAATGTATTCGCAAACCGAAACGACAGTACGTACCTACGCCTAAAAACATTCAAGGAAATCCTGCTCAACAACCCGCATATTCAGCAGGTTACGCTCTCTAACCGACCCATGGGCGACGGCTCCATCCGACGGAATGTAATTCCCGAAGGGCATAGGCCTGATGAGAACATGTTTATTGGCTCTGTCGGCATCGACCATAATTTCGCCCAGACGTACGGGCTGACATTTGTGGCGGGCCGGGATTTTTCGGAAGCCTACCCGACGGATAAAACGGCGGCATTTCTGATCAATGAAACGGGCGTCAAGCAACTGGGCTGGAAGTCGTCGTCGGCAGCGCTGGGCAAATCGGTGAATCTGGAAGGGAAAGAGGGCAAAATTGTGGGGGTCCTGAAGGATTTTCACAATCAGTCGTTGCTGGATCCTATTGAAGGCACATTATTCTCCGTTGATCAACCCCGCTTATCGCTCTTCTCCATTAAAATACAAGCGCAGGATAAAGCGAAAACCCTGAAATTCATTCAGCAGGAATGGGATAAATACTTTCCCGAAAAAGGCTTTAGCTATCAGTTTCTCGATGAACGCCTTGCCCAACTCTACGAGCGTGAACAGCGGTTAAGCAAGCTCATCGGCTACTTTGCCGGATTGGCCATCCTGATTTCCTGCCTGGGTTTATACGGATTGGTATCGCTGGTAACGCAGCAAAAAACGAAGGAAATCGGCATTCGGAAAGTACTGGGCGCATCGGTATCCAGCCTGGTTGGCCTGTTATCGAAAGACTTCGTTATCCTGGTGCTGGTGGCGCTGGTCATTGCCTCGCCCCTGGCGTGGTGGGCCATGACCAAATGGCTGGCAGGCTTTGCGTACAAAATTACGATTAGCTGGTGGGTATTCGCGCTGGCGGGCATACTGACCGTGCTGATTGCCCTATTAACGGTGAGTTTCCAGAGTATCAAAGCCGCGTTGATGAATCCGGTGAAAAGTTTGCGCTCTGAATAG
- a CDS encoding ABC transporter permease, producing MLKNYIILAWRNLVTNRVTSFINIVGLSIAVACSIAVFLILKNFWTLDNFHVNGDRIFMVEYTMEVNKETQVYGNAPAPIAAALATDFPQVKRAVRVQREGVQVVRKENLFDETITYADANFFQLFTFPLKYGNPAALADPNAIILSSEMAEKYFPNQIPIGQSFAIVTGEREQNQFIVQGVAEKFPNNTGFAFDLLTGYHPVHASLKNQDWSSHIYGVFIELKEKTDVKSLAGQMGRYVALYNSRNRENPIKSFIFDNLRDPAPNAYEVNRRPAEANHPITTVLFSAIALIMMGLSCFNYVNISLGAATQRLKEIGVRKVMGGTRQQLIAQFMTENLLLCFVALLLALVITTAFLVPLFNDLMVMSISISFGQNLPLWGFLAGLLAFTAIASGAYPALYVSAFRPIAVLAGKLKFGTKNTFSRALLVAQFVLAFMSVILGVVLTSAGVQWKNLDWGYNPDQTLVLRLTDSTQFTIVKNELARNPSVRTIAGAENHVGESVGRATIYLGDMQENVLQYNVGPDYFDAMGLNLASGHFFENNRVAENTESVIVNESFVQKHNWKDAAVGKSIRVDKKLVTIAGVVKDFKLMGSGAARPAIFFAAQPPMFSYLVARFDPGSGPKVVANLEQIWQAKFPNTTASHFYQKDVFDGFNTTFQNLSNGFGYLAGLALLIACMGLYGLAAQHFSRRMKEVGVRKMLGATIAQIVLLVNREFLLLLSIAGLLANVLCFLGIKLLLQNTQEFTGSFQPGIGWFFLANTVVFITAAIAVGTQSWKMANVQLSNVLKNND from the coding sequence ATGCTAAAAAACTATATCATTCTCGCCTGGCGGAATCTGGTTACTAACCGGGTAACGTCGTTTATCAACATTGTTGGATTATCTATTGCGGTTGCGTGTAGCATCGCCGTTTTTTTAATTCTGAAAAACTTCTGGACGCTGGATAATTTCCATGTCAACGGCGATCGGATTTTCATGGTAGAATACACGATGGAAGTCAATAAGGAAACGCAGGTATACGGCAATGCCCCGGCTCCCATTGCTGCCGCTTTGGCTACTGACTTTCCTCAGGTGAAACGGGCGGTTCGCGTCCAGCGGGAAGGGGTACAAGTGGTTCGTAAGGAAAATCTGTTCGACGAAACGATTACCTATGCGGATGCCAACTTTTTCCAACTGTTCACGTTCCCGCTGAAGTACGGAAACCCGGCAGCGCTGGCCGATCCGAATGCTATCATTCTCAGCAGCGAAATGGCGGAGAAGTACTTCCCGAACCAGATTCCAATCGGGCAATCCTTTGCCATCGTTACGGGTGAGCGGGAACAAAACCAGTTCATCGTGCAGGGCGTGGCCGAGAAATTCCCGAACAATACCGGCTTTGCCTTCGACCTGCTGACCGGCTATCATCCCGTTCACGCGTCGCTGAAGAATCAGGATTGGTCCTCTCACATCTATGGCGTGTTCATTGAGCTTAAGGAAAAAACCGATGTAAAGTCGCTGGCTGGGCAAATGGGTCGGTATGTGGCGTTGTATAATTCCAGGAACCGGGAGAATCCCATTAAATCGTTCATCTTCGATAATCTCCGCGATCCGGCCCCGAATGCCTACGAGGTGAACCGCCGTCCGGCCGAAGCCAACCACCCAATCACGACGGTCCTGTTTTCGGCTATCGCCCTGATCATGATGGGCTTGTCGTGTTTCAACTACGTCAATATCTCGCTGGGAGCGGCAACCCAGCGATTAAAAGAAATTGGTGTACGCAAGGTGATGGGTGGTACGCGCCAGCAATTGATTGCCCAGTTCATGACCGAAAATCTGCTGCTTTGTTTTGTGGCTCTGTTGCTGGCATTGGTTATCACCACCGCATTTCTGGTTCCCCTGTTTAATGACCTGATGGTCATGAGCATATCGATCTCCTTTGGTCAAAACTTGCCTTTGTGGGGTTTTCTGGCTGGCCTGTTAGCGTTTACGGCCATTGCGTCGGGGGCGTATCCGGCCTTGTATGTTTCCGCCTTCAGGCCCATTGCTGTCCTGGCGGGGAAGCTGAAGTTTGGCACCAAAAACACGTTCAGCCGGGCGCTGTTGGTTGCGCAATTTGTGCTGGCATTTATGTCGGTTATTCTGGGGGTTGTCCTGACGAGTGCCGGTGTGCAGTGGAAAAACCTCGATTGGGGCTACAATCCCGATCAAACGCTGGTCCTTCGCCTGACCGATAGCACCCAGTTTACCATCGTCAAAAATGAGCTGGCCCGAAACCCATCCGTCAGGACGATTGCGGGTGCCGAAAACCACGTTGGCGAATCAGTAGGCCGGGCAACAATCTACCTGGGCGATATGCAGGAAAACGTGCTTCAGTACAACGTTGGCCCCGATTATTTTGACGCAATGGGGCTCAACCTGGCGTCGGGCCATTTCTTCGAAAACAACCGTGTCGCCGAAAACACCGAATCGGTCATTGTCAATGAGTCGTTTGTACAGAAGCACAACTGGAAAGATGCCGCCGTTGGTAAGTCGATACGGGTAGATAAGAAGTTAGTTACGATTGCCGGAGTCGTCAAGGATTTCAAATTAATGGGTTCTGGCGCAGCACGCCCGGCCATTTTTTTCGCTGCCCAGCCGCCTATGTTTAGCTACTTAGTTGCCCGATTCGATCCGGGAAGCGGCCCCAAGGTAGTAGCCAATCTGGAACAAATCTGGCAGGCTAAATTCCCAAACACGACGGCTTCTCATTTTTACCAGAAAGATGTGTTCGATGGCTTTAACACCACGTTTCAAAACCTGTCCAACGGTTTTGGCTATCTGGCCGGACTGGCGTTGCTGATTGCCTGCATGGGGCTGTATGGATTAGCGGCTCAGCATTTTTCCAGACGGATGAAAGAGGTGGGCGTACGAAAAATGCTGGGGGCGACAATTGCCCAGATCGTTTTGCTGGTCAACCGTGAATTCCTGCTTTTATTGTCGATTGCCGGACTCCTGGCCAATGTGCTTTGCTTTTTGGGCATCAAGTTATTGCTCCAGAACACCCAGGAATTTACGGGTTCATTCCAGCCGGGTATCGGGTGGTTCTTTCTGGCCAATACGGTCGTTTTCATCACGGCAGCCATCGCCGTAGGCACGCAGAGCTGGAAAATGGCAAATGTTCAGCTATCAAACGTCCTTAAAAACAACGACTAA
- a CDS encoding ABC transporter permease, which produces MLTNYLKIAWRGLLKNRLFTFLNLVGLATGLAVALLLMLYVKDELQFDKYHTNADRIYRVKATVSFDGKTMKWANSPNAVGPALKADIPTVAQQVRLLRHNYGQTAFVNSGEKKFAEKNFYWADNSLFDVFDIGLLKGNPKTALDGPRKVVLSQAAADRYFGTENPIGKILNVDNKDTLEVTGVYANFPGTSTLDADMIGSFSSVRWAKNPTWDNASFETYLLLTPQANHAQVEQQMAVVLNKNVPKDNQYFTLGLQPLTDIHLHSADITNANTTRIGDFQQVKILLILAIVILLIASINYMNLATAKAQIRFREVGVIKTVGATMQQLISRFYLETGLMMSIALVLAIVLVSLSLPLFNQLTGKQLPFQALISPEVVGGLLLIGLLITLIAGSYPAFYLSSFSPKYLLSTTFRNQSGAGLFRRSLVVIQFTASVVLMVSTFIFYQQLQFIQSQKLGYEPTQVLAIMTSAAKDKTQIDALMNDYRSLSNVVDVCRAQAFPGYGGSGRTITKSDKNSNNASDGMAIRTNRVGSDFINVLGLKLLAGRAFSDVKDPKDTTVQVVLNKTAVQYLGYTPQKAIGQKAHNLFGWDRAEIVGVVEDFHFESLHMPIGAYAFHNADTESRPYLLVKTKTAHLPETMRQLEGVFQKDMSDSAFEFTFLDDFLNTLYRSEQRTAQVVFVFSALAILIACLGLFGLAAFTAEQRTKEIGVRKVLGASVFSIVGLLSKDFLKLVFVAILIASPLAWYGMNQWLQDFAYKIDIEWWMFALAGLLAVGVALLTVSFQSIKAALMNPVKSLKTE; this is translated from the coding sequence ATGTTAACAAACTACCTCAAAATCGCCTGGCGGGGGCTTCTGAAAAACCGCCTGTTTACGTTCCTGAATTTAGTTGGCCTGGCAACGGGCCTAGCCGTGGCCCTGCTGCTGATGTTGTATGTAAAAGACGAACTTCAGTTCGACAAATACCATACGAATGCCGACCGGATTTATCGGGTCAAAGCAACGGTTTCCTTCGATGGAAAAACCATGAAATGGGCCAACTCGCCCAATGCCGTTGGACCGGCGCTGAAAGCCGACATCCCGACTGTAGCGCAGCAGGTACGGCTACTCCGCCATAATTACGGGCAGACCGCTTTCGTGAACTCAGGCGAGAAGAAATTTGCTGAGAAGAACTTCTACTGGGCCGACAATAGCCTGTTCGATGTGTTCGATATTGGTTTATTGAAAGGAAACCCCAAAACAGCGCTCGATGGACCACGTAAGGTTGTGCTCAGTCAGGCAGCCGCCGACCGCTATTTTGGCACCGAAAATCCAATCGGCAAAATCCTGAATGTCGACAACAAGGATACGCTGGAAGTGACGGGTGTTTACGCGAATTTTCCAGGTACCTCGACGCTGGATGCCGACATGATCGGGTCGTTCAGTAGTGTACGCTGGGCAAAGAATCCAACCTGGGACAACGCCAGTTTTGAAACCTATCTGCTGCTCACTCCGCAGGCTAACCACGCTCAGGTGGAACAGCAAATGGCGGTCGTTCTAAATAAAAACGTACCCAAAGACAATCAATATTTCACGCTCGGCCTCCAACCCCTCACCGACATTCACCTGCATTCGGCGGATATTACCAATGCCAATACCACCCGCATCGGCGATTTTCAGCAGGTTAAAATTCTCCTGATTCTGGCCATCGTCATCCTGCTGATTGCGTCCATCAACTACATGAATCTAGCCACGGCCAAGGCGCAGATTCGTTTTCGCGAGGTGGGCGTTATTAAAACCGTCGGCGCAACGATGCAGCAACTGATCAGCCGTTTCTACCTCGAAACAGGGTTAATGATGTCGATCGCGCTGGTACTGGCCATCGTCTTAGTGTCGCTTAGTTTACCCTTATTCAACCAGCTAACCGGCAAGCAATTACCCTTTCAGGCCCTAATATCGCCCGAAGTAGTGGGTGGCCTGCTGCTCATTGGGTTACTCATTACCCTTATTGCAGGCTCTTATCCAGCCTTTTACCTGTCGTCATTTTCGCCCAAATACCTGCTCAGCACCACCTTCCGAAACCAGTCGGGGGCGGGTTTATTCCGGCGGTCGCTGGTGGTTATTCAGTTCACGGCCTCGGTCGTGCTGATGGTGAGTACGTTCATTTTCTACCAGCAGTTGCAGTTTATTCAGTCGCAGAAATTGGGCTATGAACCCACGCAGGTGCTGGCCATCATGACCTCGGCGGCAAAGGACAAAACGCAGATCGATGCCCTGATGAACGACTATCGAAGCCTGAGTAATGTTGTTGATGTTTGCCGGGCGCAGGCTTTCCCCGGCTATGGGGGCAGTGGCCGAACGATCACTAAATCAGACAAGAACAGCAACAACGCAAGCGATGGCATGGCCATTCGGACGAACCGGGTCGGGAGTGACTTTATTAATGTGCTGGGCTTAAAACTGCTGGCAGGCCGCGCTTTTTCTGACGTAAAAGATCCTAAAGACACAACGGTACAGGTGGTACTGAACAAAACGGCGGTTCAGTATTTAGGCTACACACCCCAAAAAGCGATTGGGCAGAAAGCGCATAATCTGTTCGGGTGGGACCGGGCCGAGATTGTGGGAGTTGTTGAGGATTTCCATTTCGAATCGCTCCACATGCCCATTGGTGCCTACGCATTCCACAATGCCGATACGGAGTCGCGACCCTATCTGCTTGTCAAAACCAAGACGGCTCATTTGCCCGAAACCATGCGGCAACTGGAAGGCGTTTTCCAGAAAGACATGTCCGATTCGGCCTTTGAATTCACCTTCCTGGATGATTTCCTGAACACGCTATACAGATCTGAGCAACGTACCGCCCAGGTCGTATTCGTGTTCTCGGCCCTGGCCATCCTGATTGCCTGTTTGGGCTTGTTTGGCTTAGCCGCCTTCACGGCCGAACAACGGACCAAAGAAATCGGCGTTCGGAAAGTGCTGGGGGCTTCGGTATTCAGCATTGTGGGCCTGCTCTCCAAAGACTTCCTGAAACTTGTATTCGTCGCAATCCTGATTGCCTCACCCCTCGCCTGGTATGGCATGAATCAGTGGTTGCAGGACTTCGCCTATAAAATCGACATCGAATGGTGGATGTTCGCCCTGGCGGGCCTGCTGGCCGTGGGTGTAGCGTTGTTAACGGTGAGTTTCCAGAGTATCAAAGCCGCGTTGATGAATCCAGTGAAGAGTTTAAAAACGGAATAA
- a CDS encoding ABC transporter permease → MLTNYVKIAWRNLVRYRTYSLLNILGLSVGLTCGILIYLTTQFHLSFDTYHAKAERTYRVVTQIKHDDVRFSRGTPKPLGEVLRRDYPFLEQVARVERLHGRIVSVPNPKGGFLKKFNESKTFCFAEPQLFSVFDYDWLIGDPQSALSTPNSVVLTEKYAHKYFGTANPIGKTLRFDNQADLTVTGVLKDHPGNTNLTYEAFISYSTIASLANTKESLQAWNDVNSEAMCYVVLPPDMPADRLASAFPAIRKKYYQADDQKVYDFTLQPLSDVHFNTQYGGRMNKTILFAMTLVGLFLVISACINFINMATAHALKRSKEVGVRKVMGSSRWQLFSQFMTETAIITLVAVVVALFFSNLGLPAMNKAMSVFNATMVLTDLLNPKPLAMMILGVVFVILLAGFYPALMMAGFNPITALRGRLTTQAVGGFSVRRGLVVVQFFMTQLFTIGVVVVMTQLRHIRQADLGFVSNGIVLVDLPNAKSAQNDPLKQETFRQQLLQISGVQAVALGNQPPASGNINQFPFVYDTRTKPEGFDVQSKIGDPNYLPLFGMKLLAGRNFRPTDSTSQEVIVNETVVKRLGKLAPSDVLGKRFRIFDTDKTIVGVVNDFYTNSLRNSVKPVVIVNDLAQSHMIALKVSATDLPKTLKTVEATYNDFFPEKVFSYQFVDTILDEFYRGDRIMLALTQVFSLIAILIGCLGMYGLVSFMVETKSKEIGVRKVLGASAFQVLWLFGWEFGRLVLLGFLLAAPLGWWLMNAWLRDYVYRIQIQGWMFGLTIVLAALITLLTVSFQSVKAALMNPVKSLRSE, encoded by the coding sequence ATGCTAACAAACTACGTTAAAATCGCCTGGCGGAATCTGGTTCGGTATCGAACCTATAGCCTGCTCAACATCCTGGGGTTATCGGTTGGGTTGACCTGTGGGATTCTGATTTACCTGACCACACAGTTTCACCTCAGCTTCGACACCTATCACGCGAAAGCCGAGCGAACTTACCGCGTTGTCACACAGATCAAGCATGACGATGTACGGTTCTCTCGCGGAACGCCTAAACCGCTGGGTGAGGTGTTACGCCGGGATTATCCGTTTCTGGAACAGGTGGCCCGAGTGGAACGCCTGCATGGGCGGATTGTTAGCGTCCCCAATCCCAAAGGTGGTTTTCTGAAAAAATTCAATGAAAGCAAGACCTTCTGTTTCGCCGAGCCGCAGTTGTTCAGCGTGTTCGATTATGACTGGTTGATCGGTGATCCACAGTCGGCGTTATCGACTCCTAATTCTGTGGTGCTGACGGAGAAATATGCGCATAAATATTTCGGCACAGCCAACCCAATTGGCAAAACGCTGCGCTTCGATAACCAGGCAGATCTGACGGTAACGGGTGTCTTGAAAGATCATCCTGGCAATACGAACCTCACCTATGAAGCTTTTATTTCCTACAGCACCATTGCCAGTCTAGCCAACACGAAGGAGTCATTACAGGCCTGGAACGACGTGAACAGTGAAGCGATGTGTTACGTCGTTTTACCACCCGATATGCCCGCCGACCGATTAGCCAGCGCGTTCCCGGCTATCCGAAAAAAGTATTATCAGGCCGATGATCAGAAGGTTTACGACTTTACCCTTCAACCACTCAGCGATGTTCATTTCAACACACAATATGGTGGTCGGATGAACAAAACGATTTTGTTCGCCATGACGCTGGTTGGGTTGTTTCTGGTAATATCAGCCTGTATCAACTTCATCAATATGGCCACGGCCCATGCGCTGAAACGATCCAAAGAAGTGGGTGTCCGGAAAGTGATGGGCAGTTCCCGCTGGCAGTTGTTTAGTCAGTTTATGACCGAAACGGCTATCATTACGCTGGTCGCTGTGGTCGTCGCGCTGTTTTTTTCCAATCTGGGCCTTCCGGCCATGAACAAGGCCATGTCAGTATTCAACGCCACGATGGTACTGACGGATTTGTTGAATCCGAAACCGCTGGCCATGATGATTCTGGGCGTGGTGTTCGTTATTCTGCTGGCTGGTTTTTATCCGGCGCTGATGATGGCGGGCTTCAATCCAATCACCGCCCTGCGGGGTCGACTAACGACGCAGGCCGTTGGTGGGTTTTCGGTACGCAGAGGCCTGGTGGTGGTTCAGTTTTTCATGACCCAGTTATTCACTATTGGCGTTGTTGTGGTAATGACCCAACTGCGCCACATCCGGCAGGCCGATCTTGGTTTCGTGAGCAACGGCATTGTGCTGGTCGATTTACCAAACGCCAAATCAGCCCAGAACGACCCGCTCAAACAGGAAACGTTCCGGCAACAACTACTTCAGATTTCGGGCGTTCAGGCAGTGGCCCTGGGCAATCAACCGCCAGCCTCGGGCAATATCAATCAGTTTCCATTCGTGTATGACACCCGAACGAAACCCGAAGGATTTGATGTCCAGTCGAAAATCGGCGATCCTAATTACCTGCCCCTATTTGGCATGAAACTGTTGGCCGGTCGCAATTTCCGTCCAACCGATAGCACTTCTCAGGAGGTGATCGTGAACGAAACGGTCGTTAAGCGATTGGGCAAACTGGCACCCAGCGATGTACTGGGCAAGCGGTTTCGCATTTTTGATACTGACAAAACGATTGTGGGCGTGGTCAATGACTTTTACACCAATTCGTTGCGAAACAGTGTAAAACCCGTTGTCATCGTCAACGACTTGGCCCAAAGCCATATGATTGCGCTGAAAGTAAGCGCAACCGACTTACCTAAAACGCTGAAAACAGTCGAAGCCACGTACAACGATTTCTTCCCGGAAAAGGTCTTTAGCTACCAGTTTGTCGACACTATTCTGGACGAATTTTACCGGGGCGACCGGATTATGCTCGCCCTAACGCAGGTGTTTTCGCTAATCGCCATTCTGATTGGTTGCCTGGGTATGTATGGCTTAGTCTCGTTTATGGTCGAGACCAAGAGCAAAGAAATTGGTGTACGCAAGGTCTTGGGCGCTAGTGCCTTTCAGGTTCTCTGGCTGTTTGGCTGGGAATTTGGCCGATTGGTTCTATTGGGTTTTCTGCTCGCTGCTCCCCTCGGGTGGTGGCTCATGAATGCCTGGCTACGGGATTATGTCTACCGCATCCAGATTCAGGGCTGGATGTTCGGGCTAACAATTGTCCTGGCCGCCCTGATCACACTCCTAACCGTCTCGTTCCAGTCCGTAAAAGCAGCCTTGATGAATCCAGTTAAATCACTTCGTTCGGAGTAA